The following are encoded together in the Fusarium keratoplasticum isolate Fu6.1 chromosome 1, whole genome shotgun sequence genome:
- a CDS encoding AAA domain-containing protein, with amino-acid sequence MTIMEAPHPDMVGRDDASSIVSFEDISRKVGRAKKPASKGVLKIDGKVPDVLHVIKYIGWNDKVVDTRQSTQAFKDVPEFEDDADSDVEDEEEGATKEKPVLEIITKVFTEKATSRRSRRGPPRAGPGQEDRPITETFDQVNYRYDDYYSDEEQDLEASSPDIARPFMCIHSQHLINALKAVVAYYPNINLDGKFVTISSPYRVLYHHRQELASYRDNQPSTHDSEYAATTASHIDVLLKFLDDNLGEQIRLEEERHNLDIPRATFEYFWLLLKPGEVIYTKRYGIWTPYVISSVSINQNTYTPDACKICCWMLETNGTKVNRYMYSFNLSPWLGEQAISSLPIIPAKFWPEDLEAQGGLTMREKNIALGKLYWELLKRPTYMDYEGQLVNSGATNRQSRGPTGFMRGRVICDAAGFDSFYFLGPDSMRGMARYHPPPRFDQTAPPPKDHLPRNEPRCGCQACLSDRSSQSNDSPYLGFEDLDPTHDSPPDSDLFYLVCSNTIPGFILGDRRWGHLDLANLKQLHTDKDAFKYLVLDDEVKLTVKALIGKFATDLGAGKISPWGNDFVKNKGEGRIFLLHGAPGVGKTCTAECIAELTNRPLIALTSGDLSVDSYNIESNLSYFLELGQRYGALVLLDEADVYLERRRSKDIARNGLVSVFLRALEYYRGVLFLTTNRVQSFDNAFLSRIHVALHYRSLNNEDRERIWTQNFDRLSRDSNGLIHVSNAAREFVWNSREVRTLKWNGREIRNAMQTALALAESDAQDENSERITISEKHMRAVVKMSRGFRDYIKNASAVEGFEDTLNDADDSDDESD; translated from the exons ATGACCATCATGGAGGCCCCTCACCCTGATATGGTTGGGCGAGACGACGCCAGCTCCATCGTCAGCTTCGAGGACATCTCCCGCAAGGTCGGcagggccaagaagcctgctTCCAAGGGAGTCCTCAAGATTGATGGAAAGGTTCCAGATGTCCTCCATGTCATCAAGTACATTGGTTGGAACGACAAGGTTGTTGATA CTCGTCAGAGCACTCAGGCCTTCAAGGATGTTCCCGAGTTcgaggacgatgccgacagtgatgttgaagacgaggaagagggtgctACAAAGGAGAAGCCTGTCCTTGAGATCATCACAAAGGTCTTCACCGAGAAGGCAACCTCCAGGCGGTCTCGTCGTGGCCCCCCTCGTGCTggcccaggtcaagaagaccgGCCCATCACTGAGACGTTCGATCAGGTCAACTATCGGTATGATGACTACTACTCGGATGAGGAACAAGATCTCGAGGCCTCGTCTCCAGACATTGCCCGGCCCTTCATGTGCATTCACTCTCAGCATCTGATcaatgccctcaaggccgtTGTGGCTTACTAccccaacatcaacctcgacggcAAGTTTGTCACCATCAGCTCTCCTTACCGCGTTCTctaccaccaccgccaaGAGCTTGCCAGCTATCGAGACAATCAGCCTTCGACTCACGACTCGGAGTATgccgccaccaccgccaGCCACATTGACGTCCTCCTCAAGTTCCTGGACGACAACCTCGGCGAGCAGATCCGTCTTGAGGAGGAACGCCACAACCTCGATATCCCAAGAGCTACCTTTGAGTACttctggcttctcctcaagcCCGGCGAGGTCATCTACACAAAGCGTTACGGCATCTGGACCCCATACGTCATCAGCAGCGTCAGCATCAACCAGAACACCTACACTCCCGATGCCTGCAAGATCTGCTGCTGGATGCTCGAGACCAATGGCACCAAGGTCAACCGCTACATGTACAGCTTCAACCTCTCTCCCTGGCTCGGAGAGCAGGCTATTAGCAGCCTTCCCATCATCCCTGCCAAGTTCTGGCccgaggatctcgaggctCAAGGTGGACTCACCATGAGGGAGAAGAACATTGCCCTCGGTAAGCTGTACTGGGAGCTCCTGAAGCGTCCTACGTACATGGACTATGAGGGTCAGCTCGTCAACTCGGGAGCTACCAACAGACAGTCTCGAGGACCGACAGGCTTCATGCGAGGTCGTGTCATTtgtgatgctgctggctttgACAGCTTCTACTTCCTCGGTCCTGATTCCATGCGTGGAATGGCCCGCTaccaccctcctcctcgcttcGATCAGACTGCCCCTCCTCCCAAGGATCATCTGCCCAGGAACGAACCTCGATGCGGATGCCAGGCTTGTTTGTCCGACCGTTCGAGCCAGAGCAATGACAGCCCGTACCTTGGctttgaggatctcgaccCAACTCACGACTCGCCTCCCGATAGCGATCTCTTCTATCTGGTCTGCAGCAACACCATCCCAggcttcatcctcggtgaTCGTCGCTGGGgccaccttgaccttgccaaCTTGAAGCAGCTTCACACTGACAAGGATGCGTTCAAGTACCTTGTCCTCGATGATGAGGTCAAGCTGACTGTCAAGGCTCTGATCGGCAAGTTTGCGACTGACCTCGGCGCTGGCAAGATATCACCCTGGGGTaacgactttgtcaagaaCAAGGGTGAAGGTCgaatcttcctcctccacggTGCCCCTGGTGTTGGCAAGACGTGCACAGCAGAGTGTATCGCTGAGCTGACCAACCGACCCCTGATCGCTCTCACCAGCGGTGACCTCAGCGTTGACTCGTATAATATCGAGTCCAACCTGAGCTACTTCCTTGAACTCGGTCAGCGCTACGgcgccctcgtcctcctcgacgaggccgatgtCTATCTCGAGCGTCGTCGTTCCAAGGACATTGCTCGCAACGGTCTCGTCTCTGTCTTCCTGCGCGCTCTCGAGTACTACCGCGGTGTTCTCTTCCTCACTACCAACCGCGTTCAGTCATTCGACAACGCATTCCTCAGCCGTATCCACGTTGCCCTGCACTATAGGAGCCTCAACAACGAGGACCGAGAGCGCATCTGGACCCAGAACTTTGACCGTCTCAGCCGAGACTCCAACGGCCTCATCCACGTCTCAAATGCTGCTCGCGAGTTTGTCTGGAACAGCCGCGAGGTGCGCACCCTCAAGTGGAACGGTCGTGAGATCCGAAATGCCATGCAGACGGCCCTCGCTCTGGCTGAGAGCGACGCTCAGGATGAGAATTCGGAGCGCATTACCATCAGCGAGAAGCATATGCGCGCTGTTGTCAAGATGAGCCGTGGTTTCCGTGACTACATCAAGAACGCCAGTGCTGTTGAGGGCTTCGAGGACACCCTGAACGATGCTGATGATTCGGATGACGAGAGCGACTAA
- a CDS encoding MYND-type zinc finger protein samB, translating into MAACAHCGKEATMLCSGCQNVPEYIPGDAPGTVYCNRECQKAHWPVHKSLCNILRRRKVILRTAKTLKAALLVYRETVFDMELIKLEFHDGTLFIHQKMRDIEARAKRGPFPSDATDNVQHKEAALLNSQCTMAMSLLCPLTRKLLSEVVSTLEVVDLDMGKPLLDVKFVPAPLIAVPHTVVAVRCPSLNERWIIDTTGAQYGFKEVLMPFWQYLGVHDSQQLKEAWDYDLSAEWDVDHISNIECLTRSQAQRDDLELERKIRRHFYVFADEKIDRDLLKGTDAQFEVKLTVVMEDLRAHMLSLEL; encoded by the exons ATGGCTGCATGCGCACACTGCGGAAAGGAGGCGACCATGCTTTGCAGCGGTTGTCAGAACGTGCCCGAGTATATCCCTGGAGACGCTCCCGGCACCGTCTACTGCAACCGCGAGTGCCAAAAGGCACACTGGCCTGTTCACAAGTCTCTCTGTAACATCCTTCGCCGCCGCAAGGTCATCCTCCGCACCgccaagaccctcaaggccgcccTCCTCGTGTACAGAGAGACGGTGTTCGACATGGAGCTGATCAAGCTCGAGTTCCACGATGGTACTCTTTTCATCCATCAGAAGATGCGAGACATCGAGGCTCGAGCCAAGCGTGGTCCGTTCCCTAGCGATGCCACCGACAATGTTCAACACAAGGAGGCAGCCCTTCTGAACAGCCAGTGCACTATGGCCATGTCTCTGCTTTGCCCCTTGACCCGCAAGCTGCTTTCTG AGGTTGTCTCGActctcgaggtcgtcgaccTGGACATGGGAAAGCCTCTTCTCGATGTCAAGTTCGTCCCAGCTCCCCTGATCGCCGTTCCTCACACCGTCGTCGCAGTGCGATGCCCGAGCCTCAACGAACGCTGGATCATCGACACGACCGGCGCCCAGTACGGCTTCAAGGAGGTCCTCATGCCTTTCTGGCAGTACCTCGGCGTCCACGACAGccagcagctcaaggaggcctGGGACTACGACCTGTCGGCCGAGTGGGACGTCGATCACATCTCCAACATTGAGTGCCTGACCCGATCCCAGGCTCAGCGTGACgacctcgagcttgagcgCAAGATTCGACGACACTTTTATGTGTTTGCTGATGAGAAGATTGATCGGGACTTGCTCAAGGGGACTGATGCTCAGTTTGAGGTGAAACTCACTGTCGTGATGGAGGATCTGCGTGCGCATATGCTGAGCCTTGAGCTTTGA
- a CDS encoding Spc7 domain-containing protein, with the protein MAPATDATVPATRRTRRSIGAHTDVRKAMEKENATVDVTSSLAASRKKSRSKSLGPGGLDALMKANGNRRLSLAASNKAPRSILKPTIPIPEIPPMKPKVPDLIDFGEPTRESPFADQSTTESNGSKIAVKTEEEQQAAAREREERERRDARRKSLANRRVSFAAEATLHTFHEVEYMQDSTTSTDSTRRNSAFSNSADTQRGASSHAANDQDEKKQRRSSGLPPANFHNPEDDTATSTVYSSDSEPADAVEEVADVEDDGEDDGSSSDSDDGTMLTIDEVTGTTAASDRSIDSDEEESSTLDEALRLAARRAGTQRLDEDSDEDLDDGEEFIPSFGWGKDANKPTVAARDQENLPPPVQAQQAQPAQANDDDDGSDMDMDMDMDITRAVGGIIKPQPARERDPDEDMSMDVTRVFGGIMNQNKAQKSVPSPDDEDDEDDAPMEEATMEFTTAIGGIRRPVPNEMDESDGNEDMSMELTTVMGGVLSQKKRKSLGVSRRRTVNQADDEDEDEDDAPMDMTMGVGQILSRPSNTNDDKDEDEDDGDTTMGMDMTTAIGGILNNALGNARSLGKRVMEEEADTPDNPDEALQAAISKSTPAEKPEAQTAEKPITTPSPEPSSSQASRLKRSVGPKSTTPQSARRSSRTPSPAKTSTTPQSMLKARTPTSTKLSTPQVAPASSTKTTPRTSERKSRSASPKRPSSARSNRVSSRTPSPVKATPKKGLFQTNTGTGSRTPTVVLTPQNRRLSGVGADRAGLGSPQVAALFDRRGSIGDMATEFVPGKRGVTFDDPKELASEVDKEAQQEEDKENRRKILEREADGAEATLNLREMIDSLSPKRNPLRGRKSLAVGSARGLLGKRPSELDDDEEEENDGVKRLKGHQGSPVKNVRLQHPPKAETTGKLTLSFRKSLQPNSATPTLSSPERQEPATTPRHQGRFKDVDDDRTGHSVNFDESPVKDAGQLENEVDDDQERIHLQDFLNMTSIRFMELTTTKRRHTTAPGNLDNGFLQEGEENLSLERCVVAGACTVPMLELYQHSCRELKKYISEGRRIVKEIEMDTFEENPPLFKEYMAATPEIKTLMDKQFMNVKNHARLLSKAMWYEWRMKLQDGLKEGLLRIDEGMEVDKESLDQQKSLLDSVLPAIMTRYQSLVEESGNLEEVARELADCDPADLEAAREELSDLDQDIELKKKRIADLREQFQASEVEVEDLVARKQKCLEDIKESEKIREECRGWTSTEVNSLKARVDAIEKEHGWAVTGISGTVLSMAYKREIEIVFDIASFKTHRPNSTIDLWYIADSREKNPLPKTAEKEFFLQCIRDHIRALPQSRTEVSHLLNMVRAAWDKANLVSMQVGRMNASFPTTVQKTSDSSVAITTSLLLVPLETRVEVKLNLLGQSGPEGLDVAVTPEAKVLYGEHFNVSKVAEFLGTRVGKAVGAGEEWSNVMVELHARLIARGRK; encoded by the exons ATGGCGCCTGCTACTGATGCCACTGTGCCCGCCACGCGGCGCACGCGCAGGTCTATCGGCGCGCATACTGATGTTCGTAAAGCAATGGAAAAGGAGAATGCAACTGTCGACGTCACAAGTTCGTTGGCTGCGAGTCGCAAGAAGTCAAGAAGCAAGAGTTTGGGTCCAGGCGGTCTAGATGCCCTTATGAAGGCAAATGGAAACAGGCGCCTG TCTCTTGCAGCCTCGAACAAGGCCCCCCGCTCTATCCTCAAGCCGACTATTCCCATACCCGAAATCCCACCCATGAAACCGAAGGTACCTGATTTGATCGACTTTGGTGAACCTACACGAGAATCTCCGTTCGCAGATCAGTCCACCACAGAATCCAATGGGTCCAAGATTGCCGTcaagactgaggaggagcaacAAGCCGCCGCCAGAGAACGCGAGGAGCGGGAGCGTCGTGATGCTCGTCGAAAGTCCCTTGCCAACCGCCGTGTTTCCTTCGCCGCTGAAGCAACCCTGCATACCTTTCACGAGGTCGAATACATGCAAGACTCGACAACGTCCACCGACTCAACCAGGAGGAACTCGGCGTTTTCGAATAGTGCCGACACACAGCGTGGGGCTTCATCACATGCTGCTAACGATCAagatgagaagaagcaacGAAGAAGCTCTGGCCTTCCACCCGCAAACTTTCACAACCCTGAAGACGATACGGCGACATCGACAGTCTATAGTTCAGACTCCGAGCCAGCAGATGCGGTGGAAGAAGTTGCCGAcgtggaggatgatggcgaagacgaCGGTTCAAGCAGCGACTCTGACGATGGAACGATGCTCACTATCGATGAGGTGACGGGGACAACAGCCGCATCAGACCGATCGATTGATTCCGACGAAGAAGAGTCCTCAACGTTGGACGAAGCCCTCAGACTTGCTGCTCGAAGAGCCGGCACTCAGCGTCTCGATGAGGATAGCGATGAAGATCTcgatgacggcgaggagTTCATTCCTTCCTTCGGATGGGGCAAAGATGCGAACAAGCCGACTGTCGCTGCGCGAGACCAAGAGAATCTACCGCCACCAGTTCAAGCCCAACAAGCACAACCAGCTCAAGCcaatgatgacgatgatggctcAGATATGGATATGGACATGGATATGGACATCACACGGGCGGTCGGTGGCATCATCAAGCCTCAACCTGCACGGGAACGTGATCCAGATGAGGACATGTCTATGGACGTTACCCGCGTATTTGGAGGCATCATGAACCAGAATAAGGCACAGAAGTCGGTGCCTTCACcggatgacgaagatgacgaggatgatgcccCGATGGAAGAGGCTACTATGGAGTTTACCACGGCAATTGGTGGTATCCGTCGGCCCGTTCCCAatgagatggacgagtcAGATGGGAACGAAGACATGTCGATGGAGCTGACCACAGTTATGGGTGGAGTGCTCTCacaaaagaagaggaagagcctGGGAGTTTCTCGACGAAGGACGGTCAACCAggcagacgacgaggatgaagacgaagacgatgcaCCCATGGACATGACCATGGGAGTTGGCCAAATTCTGTCCCGACCATCGAATaccaacgacgacaaggacgaggatgaggacgatggtGATACTACCATGGGTATGGACATGACAACTGCCATTGGCGGTATTCTCAACAATGCCCTAGGGAATGCACGAAGCTTGGGCAAGCGGGTtatggaagaggaggccgacACACCAGACAACCCTGATGaggctctccaggctgcgatTAGCAAGAGCACTCCTGCTGAGAAGCCTGAAGCCCAAACAGCCGAGAAGCCAATCACTACACCCAGCCCCGAgccctcatcttctcaaGCGAGCAGGTTGAAGCGTAGCGTTGGACCCAAAAGTACGACGCCGCAATCCGCTCGTAGGTCTAGTAGGACACCATCTCCTGCCAAGACATCAACCACACCACAGTCGATGCTCAAGGCCAGGACGCCAACATCTACGAAGCTATCCACGCCTCAAGTTGCCccggcatcttcaacaaaGACCACACCCAGAACATCAGAACGCAAGTCAAGGTCTGCCTCTCCGAAGAGGCCATCTTCTGCTAGGTCCAACAGGGTCAGCTCTAGAACACCATCCCCGGTTAAGGCTACGCCAAAGAAGGGTCTATTTCAGACCAATACTGGAACAGGCAGTCGAACTCCAACCGTTGTGTTGACACCCCAGAATCGTCGACTGTCGGGTGTCGGTGCTGATCGAGCTGGACTTGGATCTCCACAGGTTGCCGCCCTTTTTGACCGCCGCGGTTCTATTGGCGATATGGCTACCGAGTTTGTGCCTGGAAAACGTGGTGTTACGTTCGATGATCCGAAAGAATTGGCGAGCGAAGTGGATAAGGAGGCTCAACAAGAGGAAGACAAGGAGAACCGCCGAAAGATCCTCGAGCGAGAAGCCGATGGTGCTGAAGCTACACTTAATCTCCGCGAAATGATTGATAGTCTCAGCCCGAAGCGGAATCCGCTCAGGGGCCGCAAGAGTCTTGCCGTTGGAAGCGCCAGAGGACTCCTCGGAAAGCGACCTAGcgagctggatgatgacgaggaggaggagaacgacGGTGTCAAGAGACTCAAGGGTCATCAAGGCAGTCCCGTCAAAAACGTCCGACTCCAACATCCCCCCAAGGCTGAGACGACTGGGAAGCTCACGCTGTCATTCCGAAAGAGCCTACAACCCAATAGCGCCACCCCGACTTTGTCCTCACCCGAGAGACAGGAGCCGGCAACGACACCAAGACACCAGGGAAGATtcaaagatgttgatgatgatcgGACTGGACACTCGGTAAACTTTGATGAATCACCTGTGAAAGATGCCGGGCAACTCGAGAACGAGGTTGACGACGACCAAGAGCGAATCCACCTTCAGGACTTCCTCAACATGACGTCGATTCGCTTCATGGAGCTTACAACCACCAAGAGGCGACACACGACAGCTCCCGGAAACCTTGACAACGGGTTCCTCCAGGAAGGCGAGGAGAACCTTTCGCTGGAGCGTtgtgttgttgctggtgcCTGTACAGTGCCAATGCTTGAGTTGTATCAACACTCTTGCCGGGAGCTGAAGAAGTACATCTCTGAAGGCCGACGTATTGTCAAGGAAATCGAGATGGACACATTCGAGGAGAACCCGCCCCTATTCAAAGAGTACATGGCGGCGACGCCCGAGATCAAGACGCTCATGGACAAGCAATTCATGAATGTCAAGAACCACGCCCGCCTTCTGAGCAAGGCTATGTGGTATGAATGGCGAATGAAGCTGCAGGATGGACTGAAGGAGGGTCTACTCAGGATCGACGAGGGTATGGAAGTGGATAAGGAGTCTTTGGACCAGCAAAAGAGCCTTCTCGACTCTGTCCTGCCCGCCATCATGACTCGGTACCAATCCCTCGTGGAGGAGAGTGGTAACCTTGAGGAAGTGGCTCGAGAACTGGCTGATTGCGACCCAGCTGATCTTGAGGCTGCCCGTGAGGAGCTGTCGGACCTGGATCAAGATATCGAGCTTAAGAAGAAGCGTATCGCGGATCTTCGGGAGCAATTCCAGGCCTCGGAAGTCGAAGTAGAGGATCTGGTGGCACGGAAACAGAAGTGCTTAGAGGACATTAAGGAGTCTGAGAAGATCAGAGAAGAGTGTCGTGGTTGGACGAGCACCGAGGTTAACAGCCTCAAAG CTCGCGTGGACGCTATCGAGAAAGAGCACGGCTGGGCCGTGACTGGAATCTCGGGCACAGTCCTTTCCATGGCCTACAAGCGTGAGATCGAGATTGTCTTTGACATTGCCTCGTTCAAAACGCATCGACCGAACTCGACAATCGACCTGTGGTACATTGCCGACAGCCGTGAGAAGAACCCGCTCCCTAAGACAGCAGAAAAGGAATTCTTCTTGCAGTGTATTCGAGACCATATTCGTGCTCTCCCCCAGAGCCGAACTGAGGTCTCCCATCTCTTGAATATGGTGCGAGCAGCCTGGGACAAGGCCAACCTGGTCTCGATGCAAGTTGGTCGTATGAATGCCTCGTTCCCGACAACTGTGCAAAAGACATCTGACTCAAGCGTGGCGATCACGACTTCTCTACTGCTCGTACCGCTGGAAACTCGGGTGGAGGTCAAGCTGAACCTGCTAGGCCAAAGTGGCCCTGAAGGACTGGATGTAGCTGTCACCCCTGAGGCCAAGGTTTTGTATGGTGAACACTTCAACGTATCAAAGGTGGCTGAGTTCCTTGGTACGAGGGTTGGTAAGGCTGTTGGTGCTGGGGAGGAATGGAGCAATGTAATGGTCGAACTGCATGCGAGGTTGATTGCTCGGGGCAGGAAGTGA
- a CDS encoding 40S ribosomal protein S11-B has product MSSERAFQKQPHIFQNSKARTKSTRPGKGGRRWYKDVGLGFRTPKAAIEGTYIDKKCPFTGLVSIRGRILTGTVVSTKMHRTIIIRREYLHFIPKYSRYEKRHKNVAAHVSPAFRVMEGDQVTVGQCRPLSKTVRFNVLRVLPRTGKAVKKFSKF; this is encoded by the exons ATGTCA TCGGAGCGTGCTTTCCAGAAGCAGCCTCACATCTTCCAGAACTCGAAGGCCCGAACCAAGAGCACCCGACCGGGCAAGGGTGGCCGACGATGGTACAAGGACGTCGGTCTGGGCTTCCGTACCCCCAAGGCCGCCATTGAGGGCACCTACATCG ACAAGAAGTGCCCCTTCACCGGTCTCGTCTCCATCCGTGGCCGTATCCTCACCGGCACCGTCGTTTCCACCAAGATGCACCgaaccatcatcatccgaaGAGAGTACCTGCACTTTATCCCCAAGTACTCCCGTTACGAGAAGCGACACAAGAACGTTGCCGCCCACGTCTCCCCCGCTTTCCGTGTCATGGAGGGTGACCAGGTCACCGTTGGCCAGTGCCGGCCCCTGAGCAAGACT GTCCGATTCAACGTCCTGCGCGTGCTGCCCCGAACTGGCAAGGCTGTTAAGAAGTTCAGCAAGTTCTAA
- a CDS encoding DUF3835 domain-containing protein, with protein sequence MSPGKDSLQDLERHRQELEENVSKLQKALQHWRTWDAEYEALKEEVDAVCKTTETELATIQDGFEGELVNRREIDEIFGLKNRKSKEQILNVLDRRIDYVTKNIESLEKQIEAAENKLAAATVISQPDATDEEGLPITEIIEQLDDDDNVVSYRLNKPGDSLPQVREALEKAGVKDLEEDESTSKEEATEKEVPKKKEPTVSRSVPEPATAPTPSQEPVQPLPSASKGVSFAADTKTQDGPTPQISRNAKRVEEIMNHAKEQEIISKQQPIIPEDDDEEEAELRRQMLAYSGEIGAVVAELQLEEGDTDDDDDYDFEYSDEGFEDDDDDEDKYGRSTGRIVTDGYRQRMLELEKKLGIKSRFTEKAEQEEEDAESSSDDEGIGRIVVKREAEASSSASKPAPTKSNIKEKQPEASNGKKGVRFASSLDIAPEKEPTTLPVREAPIKEKEPLVEPLSDVIERSGPTKTPEVKSNRKPSRFKKARDTGVPPGPLDVPVKFLDQDRPTAPTGPEGTTLADTLVERETKADPQPPDEIDDEMIHHEVADEYQRMRKKFIQREGGFLKEDESPIQPLDEPDGGKERVSRFKAARLSKY encoded by the coding sequence ATGTCTCCAGGCAAAGACAGTCTCCAGGATCTCGAACGGCACCGGCAGGAGCTCGAAGAAAACGTCAGCAAGTTGCAAAAGGCCCTGCAGCATTGGAGGACGTGGGATGCTGAGTatgaggctctcaaggaggaggtcgacGCCGTGTGCAAGACAACCGAGACAGAGCTAGCCACAATTCAAGATGGCTTCGAGGGCGAGCTCGTCAATCGACGTGAGATCGATGAGATTTTCGGTTTAAAGAATCGAAAGTCCAAGGAGCAGATCCTGAACGTCCTTGACCGACGCATCGACTATGTCACCAAGAACATCGAGtcgctggagaagcagattGAGGCGGCAGAGAATAAGCTTGCCGCGGCTACAGTTATCAGTCAGCCAGATgccaccgacgaggagggtCTGCCGATCACTGAGATTATTGAGCagcttgacgacgacgacaatgtCGTCTCTTACAGGCTGAACAAGCCTGGCGATTCGTTGCCTCAGGTTCGAGAGGCCCTCGAAAAGGCTGGTGTGAAggatctcgaggaggatgagtcGACATCAAAGGAGGAAGCCACAGAGAAGGAAgtccccaagaagaaggaaccGACAGTTTCAAGGAGCGTTCCAGAGCCAGCAACTGCACCAACGCCATCACAAGAACCTGTGCAGCCTCTGCCCTCTGCCAGCAAAGGAGTATCGTTTGCCGCCGACACCAAAACACAAGACGGACCTACCCCCCAGATTTCACGGAATGCCAAGCGCGTCGAAGAAATCATGAACCACGCAAAGGAGCAGGAGATAATCAGTAAACAACAACCAATTATTCctgaagacgatgacgaggaagaagcagagTTGCGCCGACAGATGCTCGCATACTCGGGCGAAATTGGCGCTGTTGTCGCAGAGTTGCAACTAGAGGAGGGAgacaccgacgacgatgacgactACGATTTTGAGTATAGCGACGAAGGTtttgaggatgatgacgacgatgaggacaaATATGGCCGGTCCACTGGTCGCATCGTGACAGATGGCTACCGTCAAAGGATgctcgagctcgagaagaagctgggcatCAAATCGCGTTTCACTGAAAAGGCtgagcaagaggaggaggatgcggaGTCGAGTTCAGACGATGAGGGTATTGGCCGCATCGTCGTGAAGCGAGAAGCcgaggcatcatcgtcagcaTCAAAACCAGCACCCACCAAGTCAaacatcaaggagaagcaacCCGAGGCATCCAACGGCAAGAAGGGAGTTCGCTTCGCCTCGAGTCTCGACATTGCTCCCGAAAAGGAGCCCACGACGCTCCCGGTGAGGGAGGCTCCTATTAAGGAAAAGGAGCCTCTAGTGGAACCACTGAGTGACGTTATTGAGCGATCGGGCCCTACCAAGACCCCCGAGGTCAAGTCGAATCGCAAACCTTCTCGCTTCAAGAAGGCTAGGGATACGGGTGTCCCACCCGGTCCTCTTGACGTCCCCGTCAAGTTCCTGGATCAAGATCGACCAACGGCGCCCACGGGTCCCGAAGGAACAACTTTAGCTGACACGTTAGTTGAGCGCGAAACAAAGGCAGATCCACAACCCCCGGATGAAATTGACGATGAAATGATCCACCACGAGGTTGCTGATGAGTATCAGAGAATGCGCAAGAAGTTCATTCAGCGAGAAGGTGGGTTCCTCAAGGAAGACGAGTCTCCGATCCAGCCCTTGGACGAGCCGGAcggaggaaaagagagggTCAGCCGGTTCAAGGCGGCGCGACTCTCGAAATACTAA